Proteins encoded by one window of Enterococcus faecalis:
- a CDS encoding universal stress protein: MSVYQHILVALDGSDQSEKAFHEAVRIAKEEQATLYLATIINDAEFTTSPFSFEELYDLEKHKSEEMLTEKAKQASEIGVKTVKKIVELGSPKRYLANTISENYAIDLIVLGATGRGAIQRTLIGSTTDYVVNHALCNALVVR; the protein is encoded by the coding sequence ATGTCAGTATATCAACATATTTTGGTTGCTCTTGATGGCTCAGATCAATCTGAAAAAGCTTTTCATGAAGCTGTCAGGATTGCCAAAGAGGAACAAGCCACTCTTTATTTAGCTACAATTATTAATGATGCTGAATTTACGACGAGTCCATTTTCTTTTGAAGAATTGTATGATTTAGAAAAACACAAGTCAGAAGAAATGCTCACTGAAAAGGCAAAACAAGCGAGTGAAATTGGTGTAAAAACAGTCAAAAAAATTGTTGAGCTTGGGAGCCCAAAACGTTATCTTGCCAACACGATTTCTGAAAATTATGCCATAGATTTAATTGTGCTAGGTGCCACGGGAAGAGGTGCTATTCAACGAACCTTGATTGGTTCTACTACAGATTATGTGGTTAACCATGCTTTGTGCAATGCCTTAGTCGTTCGCTAA
- a CDS encoding kinase: MESFFQVFCSFVLVFNNQENGGKQMQPKLIILRGNSGSGKTTIANALHQCLKEQSLLISQDVVRREMLRVKDETGNLSIALLKQLVAFGYQECQYVIVEGIFQKAIYHSFFQEIIHLFEGNVQVYYFDISFEETLKRHSQRNKNQEFGVVEMKRWWLPEDYLGLAGEQRLSEQLSEKQIIRQILADIQ, from the coding sequence TTGGAGAGTTTTTTCCAAGTTTTTTGCTCTTTTGTGCTGGTTTTCAACAATCAAGAAAATGGAGGGAAACAGATGCAACCGAAATTAATTATTTTACGTGGTAATTCTGGTAGTGGTAAAACAACGATAGCTAACGCGCTTCATCAGTGTCTTAAAGAACAATCGTTATTGATTTCTCAAGATGTGGTGCGCAGAGAAATGCTTCGTGTTAAAGATGAAACAGGTAATCTAAGTATTGCTTTGTTAAAACAGTTGGTAGCTTTTGGGTATCAAGAATGCCAGTATGTGATTGTTGAAGGGATTTTTCAAAAAGCCATTTATCATTCCTTTTTTCAGGAAATAATCCATCTCTTTGAAGGAAACGTTCAGGTTTATTATTTTGATATTTCTTTTGAAGAAACGTTGAAAAGACATAGCCAGAGAAACAAGAATCAAGAATTTGGTGTCGTGGAAATGAAACGTTGGTGGCTACCAGAAGATTATTTAGGGCTTGCGGGAGAACAGCGGTTATCTGAACAACTGTCTGAAAAGCAGATTATCAGGCAAATTTTAGCAGATATTCAGTAG
- a CDS encoding GNAT family N-acetyltransferase, which produces MLMSELVVIREMQEKDILALDTQFVQQGWPSRQEIVMNYLEEQLVKQRTVFVAEKKATLLGYVTLLPLAKEGPFKNLYPEIADFNVFLPFQKQGVGRLLLNRAENVAKSYADTVSLGVGLHPGYGAAQRLYIKQGYVPDGSGVWFQNKQLKPNERCVNDDELVLYLSKKL; this is translated from the coding sequence ATGCTAATGTCTGAGCTAGTGGTTATTAGAGAAATGCAAGAGAAAGATATCTTAGCGCTGGATACTCAATTTGTCCAACAAGGTTGGCCAAGTCGCCAAGAGATTGTAATGAACTATTTAGAAGAACAATTAGTCAAGCAACGAACGGTTTTTGTAGCGGAGAAAAAGGCAACGCTGTTAGGTTATGTGACGTTACTGCCATTAGCTAAGGAAGGACCTTTTAAAAATTTATATCCTGAAATAGCTGATTTCAATGTATTCTTGCCATTTCAAAAACAAGGAGTGGGGCGGTTATTATTAAATCGTGCAGAAAATGTTGCCAAAAGTTATGCAGATACTGTTTCCTTGGGAGTAGGCCTGCATCCTGGTTATGGTGCAGCGCAAAGATTATATATCAAACAAGGATATGTGCCAGATGGTTCAGGAGTTTGGTTTCAAAATAAGCAGCTGAAACCAAACGAACGGTGTGTTAATGATGATGAGTTAGTTCTTTATTTATCGAAAAAACTATAG
- the emeA gene encoding multidrug efflux MFS transporter EmeA has translation MTKKNSMMYLAISNLFLVFLGVGLVIPVIPQLKEEMHFSGTTMGMMISIFAIAQLITSPIAGVLSDKIGRKKMIATGMLVFSISELLFGLAQAKSGFYISRGLGGIAAALLMPSVTAFVADMTTISERPKAMGLVSAAISGGFIIGPGVGGFIAYLGIRAPFFAAAFLAFIGFILTLTVLKEPEKRILAAVEAKKGSFMDILRNPMFTSLFVIILISSFGLQAFESIYSIMATINFGFTTSEIAIVITVSGILALICQLFFFDAIVQKIGEMGLIQLTFFASAIFIAVIAFTKNNLVVVFSTFIVFLAFDLFRPAVTTYLSKHAGDQQGTINGLNSTFTSFGNILGPMAAGALFDINHFFPYYVSAVILLGTGFLSLFLNRNKM, from the coding sequence ATGACGAAAAAAAATAGTATGATGTACTTAGCAATTTCTAACTTATTTCTTGTTTTTCTAGGCGTAGGCCTAGTCATTCCCGTAATTCCCCAATTAAAAGAAGAAATGCATTTTTCTGGTACCACAATGGGAATGATGATTTCTATTTTTGCGATTGCCCAATTAATCACATCGCCAATCGCAGGTGTCCTTTCGGATAAAATTGGTCGGAAAAAAATGATTGCGACGGGTATGTTGGTGTTTTCAATTTCTGAGTTATTATTTGGTTTAGCCCAAGCGAAAAGCGGTTTTTATATTTCTCGTGGTTTAGGTGGGATTGCCGCCGCTTTATTAATGCCGTCAGTGACAGCCTTTGTGGCAGATATGACCACGATTTCTGAACGTCCGAAAGCGATGGGACTTGTGTCAGCTGCAATTAGTGGTGGTTTTATTATCGGACCAGGAGTTGGTGGTTTTATTGCTTATTTAGGTATTCGCGCTCCATTTTTTGCGGCCGCATTTTTAGCGTTTATTGGTTTTATTTTGACATTAACTGTTTTGAAGGAGCCGGAGAAACGAATTTTAGCCGCTGTTGAAGCGAAAAAAGGTTCATTTATGGATATTTTAAGAAATCCAATGTTTACCTCATTATTTGTGATTATCTTAATTTCCTCTTTTGGCCTGCAAGCGTTCGAATCTATTTATAGTATTATGGCGACTATTAATTTTGGCTTTACCACAAGTGAAATAGCAATCGTGATTACGGTTAGTGGTATTTTAGCGTTGATTTGTCAGTTGTTTTTCTTTGATGCAATCGTCCAAAAAATAGGTGAAATGGGTTTAATCCAATTAACCTTTTTTGCAAGTGCCATTTTTATTGCCGTGATTGCCTTTACAAAAAATAATTTAGTTGTTGTATTTTCAACGTTTATTGTCTTTTTAGCGTTTGACTTGTTTAGACCAGCAGTAACTACTTATTTATCCAAACATGCTGGAGATCAACAAGGAACCATCAACGGACTAAATTCGACATTTACAAGTTTTGGTAATATTTTAGGACCAATGGCAGCAGGAGCTTTATTTGATATCAATCACTTTTTCCCTTATTATGTTTCAGCAGTAATTCTGTTAGGAACGGGCTTTTTATCGTTATTTTTAAATCGAAATAAGATGTAA
- a CDS encoding LacI family DNA-binding transcriptional regulator: MRNIVTIKDIAEQVGVSSATVSRVLNYDETLSVSDETKKKIFETAETLNYKKRARKKQAGKKKIRFVQWFSDPEELDDIYYLSIRLGVEKRAEELGFLLVKESLTNLSQKRFDGTIALGKFDEKQVAALAALGAPLLFVDFDAMAFGQNSIVVDFAGSVKTIVQEFLAQGHQKIGMLSGQEYTKESHVALVDPRFVAFKETLKDLDLYHQEWVVEAAFSVEEGYQAMKDFIEEADTRPTAFFAASDTLAIGAMRALQEAAIRVPEDISIIGFNDISVAKYVSPTLTTVKVHTEWMGELAVETMKELCLNPPPVPRKIIVGTEFIQRDSTKHSSK, translated from the coding sequence GTGAGGAACATCGTAACCATTAAAGATATAGCAGAGCAAGTCGGTGTTTCTTCAGCGACAGTTTCGAGAGTTTTGAACTATGATGAAACATTATCAGTTAGTGATGAAACGAAGAAGAAAATATTTGAAACAGCAGAAACGTTAAATTATAAAAAGCGAGCCAGAAAAAAACAAGCAGGCAAAAAGAAAATTCGGTTTGTCCAATGGTTCAGCGATCCAGAAGAACTGGATGATATTTACTATTTATCGATTCGTTTAGGTGTTGAAAAGCGGGCAGAGGAATTGGGTTTTCTTTTAGTCAAAGAATCTCTGACAAACCTGTCTCAAAAAAGATTTGATGGGACAATTGCCCTAGGAAAATTTGATGAAAAGCAAGTGGCGGCCTTAGCCGCCTTAGGCGCACCTCTTCTATTTGTAGACTTTGATGCAATGGCTTTTGGCCAAAACTCCATTGTTGTTGATTTTGCTGGAAGTGTTAAAACAATTGTGCAAGAATTTTTGGCGCAAGGGCATCAGAAAATTGGTATGCTTTCTGGGCAAGAATATACGAAAGAGTCCCACGTGGCATTGGTTGATCCACGTTTTGTCGCTTTTAAAGAAACCTTAAAAGATCTGGACCTTTATCATCAAGAATGGGTTGTCGAAGCAGCTTTTTCTGTTGAAGAAGGCTATCAAGCGATGAAAGACTTTATTGAAGAAGCGGACACTCGTCCAACCGCTTTTTTCGCTGCAAGTGATACATTGGCGATTGGTGCAATGCGGGCGTTACAAGAAGCAGCCATTCGTGTGCCAGAAGATATTTCTATCATTGGTTTTAATGATATTAGTGTCGCAAAATATGTTTCACCAACATTAACAACAGTTAAAGTTCATACTGAATGGATGGGTGAGCTAGCCGTTGAGACAATGAAAGAGTTATGCTTGAATCCCCCCCCAGTTCCTAGAAAAATTATTGTCGGAACGGAATTCATTCAGCGAGATTCAACGAAACATTCATCAAAATAA
- a CDS encoding GNAT family N-acetyltransferase, whose product MEIHFEKVTSDNRKAVENLQVFAEQQTFIESMAENLKESDQFPEWESAGIYDGNQLIGYAMYGRWQDGRVWLDRFLIDQRFQGQGYGKAACRLLMLKLIEKYQTNKLYLSVYDTNSSAIRLYQQLGFVFNGELDTNGERVMEWTHQNK is encoded by the coding sequence ATGGAAATACATTTTGAAAAAGTAACAAGCGATAATCGTAAAGCAGTGGAAAACCTACAAGTTTTCGCTGAACAACAAACCTTCATTGAATCAATGGCAGAAAATCTAAAAGAATCAGACCAATTTCCAGAATGGGAATCGGCAGGTATTTATGACGGCAATCAATTAATCGGCTATGCCATGTATGGACGTTGGCAAGATGGGCGCGTTTGGCTAGACCGCTTTTTAATTGATCAACGGTTCCAAGGACAAGGTTATGGGAAAGCAGCCTGTCGACTTTTAATGTTAAAGCTAATAGAAAAATACCAAACAAACAAGCTATACTTGAGTGTTTATGATACGAACAGCTCAGCAATTCGGTTGTATCAGCAACTCGGTTTTGTATTTAATGGTGAATTAGATACGAATGGTGAGCGGGTAATGGAATGGACACATCAGAATAAGTAG
- a CDS encoding aminoglycoside adenylyltransferase domain-containing protein produces MVHQLLAQMENGYMKIIKENLVGIYLHGSYAFGTYCHSVSDLDVLIVVYEKLTIDEKKQLLDYTINILDKWAPKKGIEFHVLQLKDTINLSYPIPFDLHFSPIHRSRYLTNKNKYIEDMMGYDEDLVAHLMITKLYGKVLVGKPIDSVFGWIDQKKYFESIVADVKEAKKEIVQQPMYVILNLCRVMAFKQENKILSKRAGGEWGLVHFPTNYHSLIQLALKEYRGETVLLEQYNDSELNDFADITLSLLFK; encoded by the coding sequence GTGGTTCATCAATTATTAGCTCAAATGGAAAATGGATATATGAAAATAATAAAAGAAAATTTAGTTGGAATATATCTTCATGGTTCTTATGCTTTTGGAACCTATTGTCATTCAGTAAGTGATTTGGATGTACTGATTGTGGTTTATGAAAAGCTTACTATTGATGAGAAGAAACAATTATTAGATTATACAATTAATATTTTAGATAAGTGGGCACCAAAAAAAGGGATAGAATTCCATGTGCTACAATTAAAAGATACAATAAATTTGAGTTATCCGATTCCCTTCGATTTACATTTTTCTCCGATACATCGTTCCAGATATCTGACTAATAAAAATAAATATATTGAAGATATGATGGGATACGATGAGGATCTAGTGGCACATCTTATGATTACAAAATTATATGGAAAAGTACTCGTAGGAAAACCGATTGATTCCGTTTTTGGCTGGATAGATCAAAAGAAATATTTTGAAAGCATTGTAGCTGATGTGAAAGAGGCAAAAAAAGAAATTGTTCAACAACCTATGTACGTTATTTTAAATCTGTGTAGAGTAATGGCGTTTAAGCAAGAGAATAAAATTTTATCAAAAAGGGCTGGCGGGGAATGGGGCCTAGTACATTTTCCTACTAATTATCATTCGCTGATACAACTAGCTTTAAAAGAGTATCGAGGCGAAACAGTTTTGTTAGAGCAATACAATGATTCAGAATTAAATGATTTTGCGGATATTACGCTTTCGTTATTATTTAAGTAA
- the galT gene encoding UDP-glucose--hexose-1-phosphate uridylyltransferase translates to MKESSKWIAAFVEIIIENGDWTETDRYYLTNRIAKLVGCDFFEQPEAVACEQEPLRVVEHLLNIAQANHQIDDSITEAEQLEAELMDFITPTPTIINQKFMDYYQESPRKATDYFYQLCKTNNYIKTKAIAKNIIFPMDSPYGKLEITINLSKPEKDARKILAEKKMSQKKYPACMLCMENEGYYGRVNYPARTNHRIIRLNLEDEAWGFQYSPYAYYNEHAIFLDQQHREMKIEKKTFQRLLKITELFPEYFVGSNADLPIVGGSILSHDHYQAGRHTFPMDLAPMEKRFSLKKYPEITAGILKWPMSVIRLQSDRQEELVEAAELILTKWRNYSDERVSVRAYSEDGTPHHTITPIARRKGSLFELDLVLRDNNVSEEFPDGIFHPHPEVQHIKQENIGLIEVMGLAILPPRLAQELREVEKYLLKQPNQIAESHRAWADELSQQTITEANVKEVIQQGIGTIFVQILTDAGVFKRDEEGRRAFERFIQCIEND, encoded by the coding sequence ATGAAAGAAAGTAGTAAATGGATTGCTGCATTTGTAGAGATAATCATAGAAAATGGCGATTGGACGGAAACAGACCGCTATTATTTGACGAATCGGATTGCCAAACTAGTTGGCTGTGATTTTTTTGAACAACCAGAAGCGGTTGCTTGTGAGCAAGAACCGTTGCGTGTGGTGGAACATCTTTTAAACATTGCACAAGCCAATCACCAAATCGATGACTCAATTACGGAAGCAGAACAACTAGAAGCGGAGTTAATGGATTTTATTACGCCGACCCCAACCATCATTAATCAGAAGTTTATGGATTATTATCAAGAGTCTCCACGAAAAGCAACGGATTATTTTTATCAGTTATGTAAAACGAATAACTACATTAAAACGAAAGCAATCGCCAAAAATATTATTTTCCCAATGGACTCACCCTATGGTAAACTAGAAATTACCATTAACTTATCGAAGCCAGAAAAGGATGCTCGAAAAATTTTGGCTGAAAAGAAAATGAGTCAAAAAAAATATCCAGCGTGTATGTTATGTATGGAGAATGAAGGCTATTATGGCCGTGTAAATTATCCAGCACGGACAAACCATCGGATTATCCGACTAAATTTAGAGGACGAAGCTTGGGGCTTTCAATATTCGCCATATGCTTACTATAATGAGCATGCGATTTTCTTGGACCAACAACATCGAGAAATGAAAATCGAGAAAAAAACGTTCCAGCGGCTCCTTAAAATTACGGAGTTATTCCCTGAATATTTTGTGGGCTCTAATGCAGATTTGCCAATTGTTGGTGGTTCTATTTTATCTCATGATCATTACCAAGCAGGACGTCATACATTTCCAATGGATTTAGCACCAATGGAAAAAAGATTTTCTTTGAAAAAATATCCTGAGATAACTGCTGGTATTTTAAAATGGCCGATGTCTGTGATTCGTCTTCAAAGTGATCGTCAAGAGGAACTAGTTGAGGCGGCCGAATTAATTTTGACCAAATGGCGCAATTATTCTGATGAACGTGTCTCAGTTCGGGCCTATTCAGAAGATGGCACACCGCATCATACGATTACGCCAATTGCCCGACGCAAAGGGTCATTATTTGAATTGGATTTAGTTTTACGAGATAATAATGTTTCGGAGGAATTTCCAGATGGCATTTTTCATCCACATCCAGAAGTACAACATATTAAGCAAGAAAATATTGGCTTAATTGAAGTAATGGGACTAGCTATTTTGCCACCAAGGCTAGCACAAGAATTAAGAGAAGTCGAAAAGTATTTATTAAAGCAACCCAATCAAATTGCTGAAAGTCATCGAGCTTGGGCGGATGAACTCAGTCAGCAAACCATCACTGAAGCCAATGTCAAAGAAGTGATCCAACAAGGAATTGGGACAATTTTTGTTCAAATTTTAACAGATGCCGGCGTCTTTAAACGTGACGAAGAAGGTCGTCGTGCTTTTGAACGATTTATTCAATGTATAGAAAATGATTAG
- a CDS encoding Y-family DNA polymerase, producing MKFDYEKEPSRDILCIDCKSFYASVECAERGLDPLKTMLVVMSNAENAGGLVLSASPMAKKVLGVSNVTRKNQVPAHPDLYVVPPRMNLYMKKNQEINNLYKKFVADEDHSVFSVDESFLDVTASLSYFHCETAYKMARIIQRVVYNHVGIYVTVGIGDNPLLAKLALDNGAKHSPDFIAKWRYDRVPDTVWQLPSLTDFCGIGRRMAKRLNRLGIDSVYELAQANPHLLQETFGVMGLQLYAHSWGIDRTFLGKKAPHKAEKSFGNSQILPRDYARRDQIELVLKELTEQVATRLRKAHCQTECITVYVGYSKGQIDREGRTGWRKQQTIPATNNTKVLITYVLALFREHYLAGTDVRQLGLSYGKLVWNESLQLDLFSEPEEQISEMELNYLIDKIRQKFGFQALIHASSLLEGATAIHRSGLVGGHAGGNVGLGG from the coding sequence ATGAAATTTGATTATGAAAAAGAACCTAGTCGCGATATTCTTTGTATTGATTGCAAAAGTTTTTACGCTAGTGTAGAATGCGCAGAACGTGGGTTAGATCCGTTGAAAACGATGTTAGTAGTGATGAGTAATGCCGAAAATGCGGGGGGATTAGTTTTATCAGCATCGCCAATGGCAAAAAAAGTTTTAGGTGTTTCAAATGTTACGCGTAAAAATCAAGTGCCCGCTCATCCTGATTTATATGTGGTCCCGCCACGAATGAATTTGTACATGAAAAAAAATCAAGAAATCAATAATTTATATAAAAAGTTTGTCGCAGATGAAGATCACTCTGTGTTTAGTGTAGATGAATCATTTCTTGATGTAACGGCTTCTTTAAGTTATTTTCATTGTGAAACCGCCTATAAGATGGCTCGGATTATCCAAAGAGTCGTTTATAATCATGTGGGTATTTATGTGACCGTTGGGATAGGGGACAATCCGTTACTGGCTAAATTGGCGTTGGACAATGGCGCCAAACATTCGCCAGATTTTATTGCAAAATGGCGGTATGATCGTGTACCAGATACTGTCTGGCAGTTGCCTTCTTTGACAGATTTTTGTGGGATTGGTCGCAGAATGGCTAAACGACTGAATCGTTTAGGAATTGATTCTGTATATGAGTTAGCGCAAGCGAATCCGCATCTTTTACAAGAAACATTTGGCGTGATGGGGCTTCAATTGTATGCTCATTCATGGGGGATTGATCGTACCTTTTTAGGAAAAAAAGCACCACATAAAGCTGAAAAATCATTTGGAAATAGTCAGATTTTACCGAGAGATTATGCGCGAAGAGATCAGATTGAACTAGTCTTAAAGGAACTGACAGAACAAGTGGCTACTCGTTTAAGAAAAGCGCATTGTCAAACGGAATGTATCACAGTCTACGTTGGTTATTCCAAAGGTCAAATTGACCGTGAAGGACGAACTGGTTGGCGAAAACAACAAACGATTCCTGCAACAAACAATACAAAAGTTTTGATCACCTATGTATTAGCCCTTTTTAGAGAACATTATCTAGCGGGAACCGATGTCCGGCAATTAGGGCTTTCATATGGGAAATTAGTTTGGAATGAATCTTTACAATTAGATTTATTTTCGGAACCAGAAGAGCAAATTAGTGAAATGGAGTTAAACTATCTGATTGATAAAATCCGACAAAAATTTGGCTTTCAAGCTTTAATTCACGCCTCTTCTTTGTTGGAAGGCGCGACGGCAATTCATCGTTCAGGATTAGTCGGTGGACATGCTGGAGGAAATGTCGGTTTAGGAGGATAA
- a CDS encoding GNAT family N-acetyltransferase: protein MIRKMKPTDAAALTIINKEQLGYEVPVDVTCKQIEKLLLASDREFLYVYEETKTGKILGYVHAQLYETIYSQTLLNVLGLAVAKEAEGRGIGKQLMMKLETEAKKYNLSAIRLNSGEQRTAAHQFYEHIGYVSDKKQKRFIKYLDT, encoded by the coding sequence TTGATTAGAAAAATGAAGCCAACAGATGCAGCGGCGTTAACTATCATTAATAAAGAACAATTGGGCTATGAAGTTCCCGTTGACGTGACCTGTAAACAGATTGAGAAATTACTACTAGCCAGTGACAGAGAGTTTTTATATGTTTATGAAGAAACGAAGACAGGCAAGATTTTAGGCTATGTGCATGCGCAACTGTATGAAACAATTTATTCCCAAACGTTATTGAACGTTCTGGGATTAGCAGTGGCAAAAGAAGCAGAAGGCCGTGGAATTGGCAAACAATTAATGATGAAACTAGAAACGGAAGCTAAAAAGTATAACTTGTCTGCGATTCGCTTAAATTCAGGGGAACAGCGTACAGCAGCACATCAATTTTATGAACACATTGGCTATGTTTCTGATAAAAAACAAAAGCGATTCATTAAATACTTGGATACTTAA
- a CDS encoding DsbA family protein: protein MKIEFFHDVICSFCFPMSDRMHEIQQEFPEIELIHRSFALGWSANDFETMFGSRAAVKEEVLTHWVHANQNDSKHRFNIEGMRKQRFDFPTSKNALLAAKAAGYIGNQDTYWLLFDKLQEGLFMRSLNIEEPEVIEELVKETTIDFALWKEAVASEAVWTAVQEDFALASAYGLQGVPALIINQKYLINGAVPKQQISQTIQKILAEEKQQQPLVSLTPSSEESASCEFKEGTWTCH, encoded by the coding sequence ATGAAAATAGAATTTTTCCATGATGTTATTTGTAGTTTTTGTTTTCCAATGTCTGACCGCATGCATGAGATTCAACAAGAATTTCCTGAAATTGAATTGATTCATCGGTCGTTTGCGTTAGGATGGTCAGCAAACGATTTTGAAACAATGTTTGGCTCACGAGCAGCAGTAAAAGAAGAAGTTTTGACGCATTGGGTGCATGCCAATCAAAACGATTCAAAGCATCGTTTTAATATTGAAGGGATGAGGAAGCAACGATTTGATTTTCCAACATCAAAGAATGCATTATTAGCAGCAAAAGCAGCTGGATACATTGGCAACCAAGACACTTATTGGTTACTGTTTGATAAGTTACAAGAAGGTTTATTTATGAGAAGTTTAAATATTGAAGAGCCAGAAGTAATTGAGGAGCTAGTAAAAGAGACAACGATTGATTTTGCTTTATGGAAAGAAGCTGTTGCTTCCGAGGCTGTTTGGACGGCGGTTCAAGAAGATTTCGCGCTAGCTTCTGCTTATGGTCTACAAGGAGTTCCCGCACTAATCATTAATCAAAAATATCTAATTAATGGTGCAGTACCGAAACAGCAAATCAGCCAAACTATTCAAAAAATTCTCGCAGAAGAAAAACAACAGCAACCGTTAGTTTCATTAACTCCTTCTTCTGAAGAGTCCGCTTCGTGTGAGTTTAAGGAAGGCACATGGACGTGTCATTAA